In Paenibacillus phoenicis, one genomic interval encodes:
- a CDS encoding LCP family protein: MSSNRSGLPPRGQSQRGSTKGAKAGSTRKRKSGGLKRFFKTVLTLLILGVIGVGLYAGYLFYTADQVIDATGTPDKVAPEKSAKVKPITMLLLGTDYRPQTGTHLSDVMMVIAMNPDTKSATVVSLPRDTKLELDGYKTNKLNAYYPNFLAAEKKTGIPATQEMKTMMGKFFGINIDYVTVLNFQGFRDVVDALGGVDVNVDADMCYRDTADGTNINLKKGEQHLNGEDALGYVRYRKSNCKPQTKGSDDFDRNRRQNEVLHALIDQAKSLNGVMGAGKVIESVGKNMETDLESQQMKNIIQAYWNISKENVAFVPVTGDWKSPYVYLHQDELEAAKQALKDQLAGKASSAQANSGETDDGQVN; encoded by the coding sequence ATGAGTTCTAACCGCAGCGGCTTACCTCCACGGGGGCAAAGCCAAAGAGGATCGACAAAAGGTGCAAAAGCGGGCTCCACTCGAAAAAGAAAATCCGGCGGCCTGAAACGGTTCTTCAAAACCGTCCTGACGCTCCTCATCCTCGGGGTAATCGGGGTTGGCCTTTATGCAGGGTATTTATTCTATACCGCGGATCAGGTGATCGATGCAACGGGGACTCCAGACAAAGTAGCACCTGAGAAATCCGCCAAGGTGAAGCCGATTACGATGCTGTTGCTTGGGACGGATTACCGTCCGCAGACCGGCACCCATCTGAGTGACGTGATGATGGTCATCGCGATGAATCCCGATACCAAATCGGCAACGGTCGTCTCTCTTCCGCGCGATACCAAGCTGGAATTGGACGGATATAAGACGAACAAGCTCAACGCGTACTATCCGAACTTCCTGGCGGCTGAGAAGAAAACAGGGATTCCCGCCACACAGGAAATGAAAACGATGATGGGCAAGTTTTTTGGTATCAATATCGATTATGTGACGGTGCTGAATTTCCAAGGGTTCCGCGATGTGGTGGATGCGCTGGGCGGCGTTGACGTCAATGTGGATGCCGACATGTGTTACCGCGATACGGCGGACGGTACGAACATCAACCTGAAGAAAGGCGAGCAGCACCTGAACGGGGAAGATGCGTTAGGCTACGTGCGCTACCGCAAATCGAACTGCAAGCCGCAGACGAAGGGTTCGGATGATTTCGACCGTAACCGCCGGCAGAATGAAGTGCTGCACGCCCTGATCGACCAAGCGAAGTCGCTGAACGGTGTCATGGGGGCCGGCAAAGTGATCGAATCCGTCGGAAAGAATATGGAGACCGACCTGGAATCGCAGCAAATGAAAAATATCATTCAAGCGTATTGGAACATTTCTAAGGAGAATGTGGCATTCGTGCCAGTGACCGGGGATTGGAAGAGCCCGTACGTCTACTTGCACCAGGATGAACTGGAAGCGGCCAAGCAGGCGCTGAAGGATCAGCTCGCCGGGAAGGCAAGTTCCGCGCAGGCAAATAGCGGGGAGACGGACGACGGACAGGTGAACTGA
- a CDS encoding TerC family protein: MAARKLPHSVQKKAILYGTIGAVVLRIAATLIVVWLLQIPWLLAVGGLMLVFIAYKVLADEGGHDNIEAKDKLWPAIRTIIIADAAMGLDNVIAVAGASKQHMVLVVIGLLISVPIVVWGSTLFIKLLDKFPWIAYLGAAVLAYTAANMITEERHFAHFFEENPSLRYLLIAIVIAGVLLAGYMKKRQQRKETEGAQTHPATR; this comes from the coding sequence ATGGCGGCAAGAAAACTGCCCCACTCGGTCCAGAAGAAAGCCATTTTATACGGTACCATCGGTGCCGTGGTACTAAGGATCGCCGCAACGCTGATCGTCGTATGGCTGTTGCAAATCCCCTGGCTGCTGGCGGTAGGCGGATTGATGCTGGTCTTTATCGCCTACAAGGTGCTGGCGGATGAAGGCGGCCATGACAACATCGAAGCGAAGGATAAGCTATGGCCGGCGATCCGTACGATTATCATTGCCGACGCCGCCATGGGACTCGACAATGTCATCGCCGTAGCGGGGGCGTCCAAGCAGCACATGGTGCTGGTGGTGATCGGCCTGCTGATCAGCGTCCCGATCGTTGTTTGGGGTAGTACCTTGTTTATTAAACTGTTGGACAAGTTCCCTTGGATCGCATATCTTGGCGCTGCAGTACTTGCCTACACAGCCGCCAATATGATTACGGAGGAACGCCATTTCGCGCATTTCTTCGAGGAGAACCCGTCTCTTCGTTATCTGCTGATCGCCATTGTGATCGCCGGCGTGCTGTTGGCGGGTTACATGAAGAAGCGCCAGCAGCGCAAAGAAACCGAAGGAGCTCAGACCCATCCGGCAACCCGGTAG
- the typA gene encoding translational GTPase TypA, translated as MHDRKQIRNIAIIAHVDHGKTTLVDKLLQQSGIFRENEAVQERAMDSNDLERERGITILAKNTAITYKDYLINIVDTPGHADFGGEVERIMKMVDGVLLVVDAYEGCMPQTKFVLRKALEHHLTPIVVVNKIDRPAARPAEVIDEVLDLFIELEASEDQLDFPVVYASALNGTSSLDPEKQDDNMLALYETIIDHIPAPTENVDEPLQFLVTLMDYNEYLGRIAIGRVNRGVIRQGQSVAVMTRDGGKKTARIEKLFGFQGLRRVEIEEAGAGDIVAVAGIKDINIGETIADPNHPEALPVLKIDEPTLQMTFLVNNSPFAGREGKWVTSRKLRERLFKELETDVSLRVDETDSPDAFIVSGRGELHLGILIENMRREGYELQVSKPEVIVREIDGVKMEPIERLLIDVPEESMGAVMESLGSRKAEMVNMVNNGNGQVRLEFLIPARGLIGYRTHFLTLTRGYGVMNHAFDSYGPFVGGQVGGRHEGVLVSSENGVSTLYGILSIEDRGILFVEPGTEVYEGMIVGEHTRDNDIVVNICKEKQLTNVRSATKDETVKMKTPRLFSLEQALEYLNDDEYCEITPKSVRLRKKILNKSERERAEKHRKMAEANL; from the coding sequence ATGCATGATAGAAAACAAATTCGCAATATTGCGATTATTGCCCACGTTGACCACGGGAAAACGACGCTCGTCGACAAGCTGCTGCAGCAATCCGGGATTTTCCGGGAGAACGAAGCGGTGCAAGAGCGGGCCATGGACTCCAACGATTTGGAGCGGGAACGCGGGATTACCATTTTGGCGAAAAATACTGCCATTACGTACAAGGACTATTTGATTAATATCGTAGATACTCCGGGACACGCCGACTTCGGCGGGGAAGTGGAACGGATTATGAAAATGGTCGACGGCGTGCTGCTCGTAGTTGATGCTTACGAAGGTTGCATGCCGCAGACGAAATTCGTGCTTCGTAAAGCGCTGGAGCATCACCTGACGCCAATCGTCGTGGTGAACAAAATCGACCGCCCGGCTGCACGTCCGGCCGAAGTGATCGATGAGGTGCTGGATCTGTTTATCGAGTTGGAAGCCAGTGAGGATCAGCTGGACTTCCCGGTCGTTTACGCCTCCGCGTTAAACGGTACATCCAGCTTGGATCCAGAGAAGCAGGATGACAATATGCTGGCGCTTTACGAAACGATCATCGACCATATTCCGGCGCCTACGGAGAACGTTGACGAGCCGCTGCAATTCCTCGTGACGTTGATGGACTATAACGAATACTTGGGCCGGATCGCCATCGGCCGTGTGAACCGCGGCGTGATTCGCCAAGGTCAATCTGTGGCGGTGATGACGCGCGACGGCGGCAAGAAGACCGCTCGTATCGAGAAGCTGTTTGGCTTCCAGGGCCTGCGCCGCGTGGAAATCGAAGAAGCCGGAGCCGGGGACATCGTCGCTGTTGCCGGGATCAAGGACATCAATATCGGGGAAACGATCGCCGATCCAAATCACCCGGAAGCCTTGCCGGTCTTGAAGATCGATGAACCAACGCTGCAAATGACGTTCCTCGTTAATAACAGCCCGTTTGCAGGACGCGAAGGCAAATGGGTGACTTCCCGTAAACTGCGCGAGCGCCTGTTTAAAGAGCTGGAAACTGACGTTTCCTTGCGCGTGGATGAGACGGACAGCCCGGACGCATTTATCGTATCTGGCCGTGGTGAGCTTCACCTGGGCATTCTGATCGAGAACATGCGCCGTGAAGGGTACGAGCTGCAGGTATCTAAGCCTGAGGTCATCGTACGGGAAATCGACGGCGTGAAAATGGAACCGATCGAACGCCTGCTGATCGACGTGCCGGAAGAAAGCATGGGCGCAGTCATGGAAAGCTTGGGTTCCCGCAAAGCGGAAATGGTGAATATGGTTAACAACGGTAACGGCCAGGTTCGCTTGGAGTTCTTGATTCCAGCCCGCGGCCTGATCGGGTATCGGACGCATTTCCTTACGTTGACTCGCGGTTACGGCGTTATGAATCACGCGTTCGACAGCTATGGTCCATTCGTTGGCGGACAGGTTGGCGGACGTCATGAAGGCGTGCTTGTTTCCAGTGAAAACGGCGTTTCCACCCTCTACGGGATCTTGTCCATTGAGGATCGCGGGATTCTGTTCGTGGAACCGGGAACGGAAGTTTATGAAGGCATGATCGTCGGGGAGCATACCCGCGATAACGATATTGTGGTGAATATTTGTAAGGAAAAACAACTGACAAACGTGCGCTCCGCCACGAAGGACGAAACGGTGAAGATGAAGACCCCGCGGCTCTTCTCGTTGGAACAAGCGCTGGAATATTTGAATGACGACGAATATTGTGAAATTACGCCAAAATCGGTTCGCTTGCGTAAGAAGATTTTGAACAAGAGCGAACGGGAACGGGCAGAAAAACATCGCAAAATGGCGGAAGCCAACCTATAA
- a CDS encoding cysteine desulfurase family protein: protein MIYFDHAATTPPYEDVTKTVAEVMARHYGNPSSLHRLGEESAKLLDKAREVSAAALGVQSREIVFTGGATESNNMAIKGVALQFTERGKHLITTATEHPSVFESVKQLATWGWETTILPVDEDGGVTVEQVREALRPDTVLVSVMHVNNETGTVQPVGEIGRMLKAVAPRVLFHVDGVQGFGKLPLSLADSGIDLYSLSAHKLRGPKGVGLLYVREGLRLAPLLAGGGQEGGYRSGTENIPYIVAFAKALRLAKEGRETRAAKLYGLRERLMHGLAELPELTINSPAQGAPHIVHFSYPGMKAEALLHMLEEEGFFVSTRSACSSKRSEPSRILLAMGKSKEVASSGIRISLGEEHEERDIDALLAALKQCVKRLQVLR from the coding sequence ATGATCTATTTCGACCATGCGGCGACGACCCCGCCCTACGAGGACGTCACCAAGACTGTTGCAGAAGTTATGGCACGGCACTATGGGAACCCGTCTTCGTTACACCGGCTGGGCGAAGAGAGTGCGAAGCTGCTGGACAAAGCGAGAGAGGTAAGCGCCGCTGCTCTGGGAGTTCAGTCGCGGGAAATCGTGTTTACCGGCGGGGCGACAGAAAGCAACAATATGGCCATTAAAGGGGTCGCCCTTCAGTTTACTGAGCGGGGCAAGCATTTGATCACGACGGCAACGGAGCATCCCTCCGTGTTCGAGAGTGTCAAGCAGTTGGCCACTTGGGGCTGGGAGACGACCATTCTTCCGGTTGACGAGGATGGAGGCGTGACTGTCGAACAGGTGCGGGAAGCGTTGCGTCCAGACACCGTACTGGTGTCGGTCATGCATGTCAACAATGAAACCGGGACCGTACAGCCGGTGGGGGAAATCGGCCGGATGCTTAAAGCGGTTGCGCCTCGGGTGCTGTTCCATGTGGACGGCGTTCAGGGCTTTGGAAAGCTGCCCTTGTCCTTGGCTGACAGCGGAATTGATTTATACAGCCTGTCTGCGCACAAACTAAGAGGACCCAAAGGAGTTGGTCTGCTGTACGTCCGTGAGGGGCTCCGGCTTGCGCCGCTGCTGGCAGGCGGCGGACAGGAGGGGGGCTACCGTTCAGGTACGGAGAACATCCCTTATATCGTGGCTTTCGCCAAGGCGTTGCGTCTGGCGAAGGAAGGCCGCGAGACTCGGGCAGCCAAGCTGTATGGCTTACGTGAGCGTCTAATGCATGGGCTTGCAGAGCTGCCAGAGCTGACGATCAATTCCCCGGCGCAAGGAGCGCCGCACATCGTGCATTTTTCTTATCCGGGGATGAAAGCCGAAGCGTTGCTGCACATGCTGGAGGAAGAAGGATTTTTCGTATCCACCCGCTCGGCTTGTTCTTCCAAGCGAAGTGAACCGAGCCGCATCCTGCTGGCCATGGGCAAATCCAAGGAAGTGGCCTCGTCCGGCATTCGGATCAGTCTGGGCGAAGAACATGAAGAACGAGACATTGACGCCTTGCTCGCCGCGTTAAAGCAATGTGTTAAGCGGCTGCAGGTTTTACGATAG
- a CDS encoding YpuI family protein produces the protein MPQANNIRQLCETTREKLKQAVEKLETFLNQHSLPQLMEGQDEDRVLFYQGFLSDLRHLLVFSEVCYEKLGVALRRGTFDDEAAEKVLYHVYHDCVNNFFYPKNESYSEDGRYAYTGQDAIRFRKKPVRAARDIVLDITGIFEELRDDLNYYESDYLTQLRLNRSAK, from the coding sequence ATGCCACAAGCCAATAACATCAGGCAGCTGTGTGAAACCACTCGAGAGAAATTAAAACAAGCGGTGGAGAAGCTTGAAACGTTCTTGAACCAACATTCTCTGCCGCAGCTTATGGAAGGCCAAGACGAAGACAGAGTATTGTTTTACCAAGGATTTTTGTCAGATCTGCGTCACCTGCTTGTGTTCAGTGAGGTTTGCTACGAGAAGCTGGGCGTTGCCCTCCGTCGCGGAACCTTTGACGACGAAGCTGCTGAGAAAGTGCTATACCATGTGTACCATGACTGCGTTAATAACTTCTTCTATCCTAAAAATGAAAGCTATTCCGAAGATGGCAGATACGCTTATACCGGGCAGGATGCCATTCGATTCCGTAAGAAGCCGGTTCGCGCGGCGCGCGACATCGTGCTGGATATCACGGGGATTTTTGAGGAATTGCGGGACGATCTAAATTATTATGAAAGCGATTATTTAACCCAATTACGATTAAACCGTTCCGCCAAATAA
- a CDS encoding TerC family protein → MEHLLLLSEILIINLVLSGDNAVVIAMASKNLPLKQRKRAVWWGALGAILLRCVLTWVAVLLLKIPFIHAAGGVLLAAIAVKLLLPQEEHSRVAGASSLWKAVQTILAADFIMSLDNVLAIAALAEGDVSILVIGIAISIPIVVWGSNLIADWLQRLPLLVYAGAGILGYTAGEMLLQDPQLGPALAAAAPALARVVPAGTAAVVIMFGWLRKCNAGRG, encoded by the coding sequence TTGGAACATTTGCTGCTGTTATCGGAAATATTAATCATCAATCTCGTACTCAGCGGCGATAACGCCGTTGTTATAGCTATGGCGAGCAAGAATTTGCCGCTTAAACAACGTAAGCGGGCGGTATGGTGGGGAGCGCTGGGAGCCATACTGCTGCGCTGCGTCTTGACCTGGGTAGCCGTGTTACTGTTGAAAATCCCGTTTATTCATGCGGCAGGCGGCGTACTGCTGGCTGCTATTGCCGTAAAGCTGCTGCTGCCGCAGGAGGAACACTCCCGCGTGGCGGGCGCAAGCTCATTGTGGAAGGCGGTGCAGACGATTCTTGCCGCCGATTTTATTATGAGCTTGGATAATGTACTGGCGATCGCCGCGCTGGCAGAGGGCGATGTGTCGATTCTTGTGATCGGGATCGCCATCAGCATTCCGATCGTGGTCTGGGGCAGCAACCTGATCGCCGATTGGCTGCAGCGTCTGCCGCTCCTCGTTTATGCCGGTGCAGGCATCCTCGGATACACTGCCGGAGAAATGCTGCTGCAGGATCCGCAGCTTGGACCGGCGCTTGCGGCGGCCGCTCCCGCATTGGCACGAGTCGTACCGGCGGGAACCGCCGCGGTCGTTATTATGTTCGGCTGGCTGCGAAAATGTAACGCCGGGCGCGGTTAA
- a CDS encoding YlaH-like family protein: MQAWFASHPIISYVLIFVLIIYVYNKVFRAQQKLPLFKEIILYLLMALGSFLLLIFQIDKLPIIQCLLVAVVLMLMVRIRYFVEGRRNKENKTGSPSSDKSA; the protein is encoded by the coding sequence ATGCAGGCTTGGTTTGCCAGCCATCCGATCATTTCCTACGTGCTGATCTTCGTGCTGATCATTTATGTTTACAATAAAGTGTTCCGTGCACAGCAGAAGCTGCCGCTGTTTAAAGAGATTATTCTGTACCTCCTTATGGCGCTGGGCTCCTTCCTGCTGCTCATCTTCCAAATTGACAAGCTGCCGATCATTCAATGTTTGCTGGTGGCTGTCGTTTTGATGCTGATGGTGCGGATTCGTTATTTTGTCGAGGGTCGACGGAACAAGGAGAACAAGACGGGTTCGCCGTCAAGCGATAAATCGGCATAA
- a CDS encoding IS110 family RNA-guided transposase yields the protein MKLFVGIDVSSQELEACFMNADGDKLETLTVKNNLNGASHLRDQIVAAADKLAVTEIHIGLEATSVYSWHPAMYLHQDPALRERKAKVFTLNPKLISKFREAYADMDKTDRLDAWVIADRLRFGRLTTTIVMQEQYVALQRLTRMRFHLVHNLAREKQYFLQNLFYKCNAFTTEVDSSVFGHALMEMLSEKFSLDDIAEMDVADLADYLRDKGRNRFPDPERVARCIQQAARASYRLSKVVEDSIDLVLGTSIESIRSIQKQLKDLDKAIERVLDGIQGAQCLLSVPGIGKVYAAGLLGELGDIERFKDQAAVAKYAGLTWRRHQSGVFEAEDTARIKSGNRFLRYYLVEAANSVRMRDEEFGEYYRKKYHEVPKNQHKRALVLTARKLVRLVDVLLRSGQLYTPRRKVNSAKD from the coding sequence TTGAAGCTTTTTGTCGGTATTGACGTGAGCTCGCAAGAGCTCGAAGCGTGTTTCATGAACGCTGACGGTGACAAGCTTGAGACACTCACCGTCAAAAACAATTTGAATGGCGCCTCGCACTTGCGTGACCAAATCGTCGCTGCAGCGGACAAGTTGGCCGTCACCGAGATTCACATCGGCTTGGAAGCCACTTCCGTCTACAGCTGGCACCCTGCCATGTACCTGCATCAGGATCCAGCGCTTCGAGAGCGCAAGGCCAAGGTGTTCACCTTGAACCCCAAGCTCATCAGCAAGTTCAGAGAAGCCTATGCGGATATGGACAAGACCGACCGGCTCGACGCCTGGGTCATTGCGGATCGCCTGCGCTTCGGCCGCCTGACGACCACCATCGTCATGCAGGAGCAGTATGTCGCCCTTCAACGCCTCACGCGCATGCGTTTCCACTTGGTCCATAACTTGGCTCGCGAGAAGCAGTACTTCTTGCAGAACCTGTTCTACAAGTGCAATGCGTTTACAACCGAGGTCGACAGCTCCGTGTTTGGCCATGCGCTCATGGAGATGCTCTCCGAGAAGTTCAGCCTCGATGACATCGCCGAGATGGACGTGGCCGATCTGGCCGACTATCTGCGGGACAAGGGACGCAATCGTTTCCCCGATCCCGAGCGGGTCGCCCGCTGCATTCAGCAAGCTGCCCGCGCCTCCTATCGGCTGTCCAAGGTCGTGGAGGATTCGATTGACCTGGTGCTCGGCACCTCCATCGAATCCATCCGCAGCATCCAGAAGCAGCTCAAGGATCTCGACAAAGCGATCGAGCGGGTCCTCGACGGCATTCAAGGCGCTCAGTGCTTGCTGTCAGTGCCCGGCATCGGCAAAGTCTATGCAGCCGGTCTGCTCGGCGAACTCGGCGATATTGAACGGTTCAAGGATCAAGCCGCCGTCGCCAAGTACGCGGGTCTGACGTGGCGCAGGCACCAGTCCGGCGTCTTCGAGGCGGAGGACACCGCCCGCATCAAATCCGGCAACCGATTCCTGCGCTACTACCTCGTTGAAGCTGCCAACTCGGTTAGGATGCGCGATGAAGAATTCGGTGAATATTACCGGAAGAAGTATCACGAAGTGCCCAAGAATCAACACAAACGCGCCCTCGTCTTAACGGCAAGAAAACTCGTGCGTCTGGTCGATGTGCTGCTACGCAGCGGCCAACTCTACACGCCTCGAAGGAAGGTGAATAGCGCCAAGGATTAA
- a CDS encoding DUF1540 domain-containing protein, which translates to MIREVINMPNGEKPIVKCSVSNCTYWGEKNVCNADVIMIDVDQHAKSRYSAEFAGETFDTEHRDTASSSASTCCHTFKPKSKSS; encoded by the coding sequence ATGATACGCGAGGTGATCAATATGCCAAATGGGGAAAAACCCATAGTTAAATGTAGCGTATCCAACTGCACCTATTGGGGAGAGAAAAACGTGTGCAATGCCGACGTCATTATGATCGATGTCGATCAGCATGCGAAGAGCCGTTATTCGGCAGAGTTCGCCGGCGAAACGTTTGATACGGAACACCGAGATACCGCTTCATCGTCCGCTTCCACTTGCTGCCATACGTTTAAACCTAAGTCCAAATCGTCGTAA
- a CDS encoding lytic transglycosylase domain-containing protein: MQIDPRTVEQLIQLQSLNPLNLQQSSSERVTGDTDGSLFDILLQELMLAEQGEKSSPETESNADTQSLLASLQGYLYSAGIDSGESLDGVFAEMLPNYLTAAAAETVGDVPGQESEGIADLQSLIAQASARYGVPESLIKAVIATESSFNPQAVSSAGAKGLMQLMDATAKGLGVSDPFDPAQNIDGGTKYLSYQIHRYGGDIKTALAAYNAGPGRLQRLGISNDEQLMEKFHLLPQETQGYIAKIMRAQAKYEA, from the coding sequence ATGCAAATCGATCCGCGAACGGTGGAACAGCTGATTCAGCTTCAGTCTTTAAACCCATTAAACTTGCAACAATCGTCATCTGAGCGGGTAACCGGTGATACGGACGGCTCGTTGTTTGATATATTGCTTCAGGAGTTGATGTTGGCGGAACAGGGCGAGAAATCGTCACCTGAGACCGAATCCAATGCCGATACTCAATCTTTGTTAGCGTCGCTTCAAGGGTATCTGTATTCTGCTGGTATTGACTCTGGGGAATCGTTGGACGGAGTCTTCGCAGAGATGCTTCCCAATTACTTGACGGCCGCTGCGGCAGAGACGGTAGGGGATGTCCCGGGGCAGGAGTCGGAGGGTATAGCCGATTTGCAGTCTTTGATTGCCCAGGCTAGTGCGCGATATGGAGTGCCGGAAAGCCTGATCAAAGCGGTGATTGCCACGGAGTCGTCCTTTAATCCGCAGGCGGTATCGTCCGCCGGTGCCAAAGGTCTGATGCAGTTGATGGACGCTACGGCGAAAGGGCTGGGGGTCAGCGATCCGTTTGATCCGGCGCAGAATATCGACGGAGGCACCAAATATTTGTCTTATCAAATCCACCGTTACGGCGGGGATATCAAAACGGCTCTTGCGGCCTACAATGCCGGACCGGGCAGACTGCAGCGGCTGGGAATCAGCAACGATGAGCAACTGATGGAGAAGTTCCATTTGCTGCCGCAGGAGACGCAGGGCTATATTGCCAAGATTATGCGAGCGCAAGCGAAATACGAGGCTTAA
- the thiI gene encoding tRNA uracil 4-sulfurtransferase ThiI: MEYDMLLLRFGEITLKGRNRSRFEKVIHNHVKALMHDFPRAEVIKEYGRIFIAINGEPLEPMIAALKNVFGVTSMSPIKVVPSRLEDILQTAVDFIKELGPAPGTKFKVTARRIWKPFPHSSQEMNKLVSNPILNACPELRVDVHHPELELRVEIREQGTYLFCEVIPGAGGFPLGSNGKAMLLLSGGIDSPVAGWSALRRGLEIECVHFHSYPFTSKKAEQKVIDLANVLAQYSGFIKLHLVPFTEIQTKLAQTGQDNLIITMMRRAMLRIATKLAERNGALALVTGDSLGQVASQTLSSMNAIGRVTNLPILRPLVMTDKVDIIAMAQQIGTYDLSILPYEDCCTLFVPKSPATNPNLRVLENVERSLENLDEMIDKAVEDTETIFIRPGRSIKRRDNADNVVQESWF; encoded by the coding sequence ATGGAATATGATATGCTGCTGCTCCGTTTTGGAGAAATTACCCTCAAGGGGCGAAACCGCTCGCGCTTCGAGAAAGTGATCCACAACCATGTCAAAGCGCTGATGCATGACTTCCCCCGGGCGGAAGTCATCAAAGAATACGGAAGAATCTTTATTGCCATAAACGGAGAGCCGCTTGAACCGATGATCGCGGCGCTGAAGAACGTGTTTGGCGTCACTTCGATGTCTCCCATCAAGGTTGTACCGTCCCGTCTGGAGGATATCCTTCAGACCGCGGTCGATTTCATTAAGGAGCTGGGGCCAGCCCCGGGAACGAAGTTTAAAGTTACCGCCCGCCGGATATGGAAGCCGTTCCCCCACTCGTCGCAGGAAATGAACAAGCTGGTCAGCAACCCGATCCTGAACGCCTGCCCCGAGCTTCGGGTGGATGTCCATCATCCTGAACTGGAGCTGCGCGTAGAGATTCGGGAGCAGGGCACGTATCTGTTCTGCGAAGTGATACCGGGAGCGGGAGGGTTCCCGCTCGGTTCAAACGGCAAAGCCATGCTGCTGTTGTCCGGAGGGATCGACAGCCCTGTTGCCGGTTGGTCGGCGCTGCGGCGCGGATTGGAAATCGAATGCGTTCATTTCCACAGCTATCCATTTACCAGTAAAAAAGCGGAGCAAAAGGTCATTGATTTAGCCAACGTGTTAGCTCAATATTCCGGCTTCATCAAGCTGCACCTTGTGCCGTTTACCGAAATTCAAACCAAGCTGGCACAGACTGGTCAGGATAACTTGATCATCACGATGATGCGAAGAGCGATGCTGCGCATTGCCACGAAGCTGGCGGAACGGAATGGCGCCTTGGCTCTAGTCACCGGAGACAGCTTGGGCCAGGTAGCCAGCCAAACGTTGTCCAGCATGAATGCGATCGGACGCGTAACCAATCTCCCGATCCTGCGGCCTTTGGTGATGACCGACAAGGTGGATATCATTGCGATGGCGCAGCAGATTGGCACGTACGACTTGTCGATTTTGCCTTATGAAGATTGTTGCACGTTATTTGTTCCGAAATCTCCAGCAACCAACCCGAATCTGAGGGTCCTGGAGAACGTTGAGCGTTCGTTGGAGAATTTGGATGAGATGATTGACAAAGCCGTAGAGGATACGGAAACGATCTTTATCCGCCCCGGGCGCAGCATCAAGCGACGGGATAACGCGGACAACGTCGTTCAGGAAAGTTGGTTCTAA